A segment of the Panacibacter ginsenosidivorans genome:
AAAATGTATTCGTAACTGACGGAGCCTGTATGACTTCCACATCAACGCAGAATCCATCGCTTACTTATATGGCTTTAACGGCACGGGCTGCAGATTATGCCATGAGCCAGATGAAAAAAGGCGAATTATAGTTAGTAAAAAGTATTGTAGTAAAAAATCTACAAGCCGGGAGAAAAAAATTGTATGACAGTAAAGTAGTTTACTCTATTTTCCCCGGCCTTTTTACGTAGTTTCTTTGCAGCATAAAACCTGTTTAGTATGCAAACTGCAAACGCCAACATTTTCATTATGCTTGAAAGAAATACTAACTTAAACAAAACTACACAAACCAGCCGAGCCAAATACTTAACCAGGAAACGTAACTTTTTGATATTTACAATGGCATACGGTATTACACTTGCTTTTGTTCTTAAACTGCTCTTTCTTTAATATTTTATTTTATACACTGCTGTTTTTGATTATTCATAATTACCAAAATGCAACACATCATAATTGGGCGCCAGCCATTCTAAAAGTTCTTTAGAAAAAATAGCATGCTGCAGTTTTGCATTATCATACCAAACACATTCATATCTTTCTTTTTTTGCAATTGACTCCTGCTCCGATGGAATATTGGCAATGCCCCTTATCATCATTTGCATATCGCTGATCTTTAGTTTAACAGCATCGCCTGGTTTAAATTGTTTGTTCATGGTACTTTGTTTTTCTGTTGGATAAAGTATTTTATGCATTAACGCCTGCGCTTGTGAAATATGCATTAATGCAGCTTAGAAAATGCTTATAAAAAAGGAGTTTTTTGTTAGCAGGCAAGAGTGTAAATGGCATCAACTGTTGCGTCGCACTCTTGTGCTGAGGAATCGTGAATGGTCAATCGTGAATCGTCAATAAATTTTCAACACTCACGATTCACGATTGACGCATAACGAACCGAACGTATAAGTGAGTGACACAACCAAAGCTAAATAGCAACAATACAGCTAAGTACACAATTATTTTATACCGTATCAGGATGCGGATGTATCCAGGGTTGCCTGTATTCTCTTTGCAAAAGTTTTGTGGCTTCTGCATCACCAATAATTTCTTTCTTTAACGGATCATAACTTAATGGCCGGCCCAGCTTCATAGAGAGATTGGCAATAATGCAACTGGCCGTGGAAATATGACCTTCTTCAATATCGGCAATCGGTTTTATTTTTTTATCTATTGCATCAAGAAAGTTGAGCATGTGCAAACGCGTAGCTGGCGCAGCATTTAATTCAATGTCTGGTTCTTTCAAATCTTCAGGGTACTTCTCTTTTTCGTACACTACATCTTTATGAATTTTGTCTCCTTTGCCTTCAGGAATAAAATCATACTGCATAGTACTGGCGCATAATGTTCCTTTCTCGCCATACAATTTAAAAGCCCAGGGATATTCAGGATCTGCAGGCGTACCCCAGCTTCTGTGCGTCCACACACAATTAAGGCCATCATATTCAAACAATGCCGTTTGTGTATCGGCAATATTACTCTTACCTGTTTTATCAACATAAATGCCGCCGCTTGAACTGACGCGTTTGGGCCAGCCAATGCGCAGCATCCAGCGAACGGTATCAAACATGTGAATACACATATCTCCCATAATGCCATTGCCATATTCCATAAAGGTGCGCCACCACCTTACATGTGGCAATCCATCGTATGGTCGCATTGGTGCAGGACCGGTCCACATTTCATAATCAAAAAAATCAGGCACTGCAGTTACCGGCGGATTTCCATTATCGCGCATATGATAATAACAACACATTTCAACATGCGAAACTTTGCCCAACAAGCCTGCATCTACAATGTTTTTCTTCGCATCTATCAAATGCGGTGTGCTTTTACGTTGAGTACCTACCTGTACTACGCGATTGTATTTTCTTGCAGCAGCAACCATTGCTTCACCTTCGATAACATCAACGCTGATAGGTTTTTGGACATACACGTTTGCACCAGACTTCATGGCTTCAATAGCTGTTAGTGCATGCCAGTGATCGGGCGTTGCAATAAGTACAATATCTAATTTATTTTCAGCTAACAGTTGACGGTAATCATTATAGAGTTTAGGTTGCGTTTTATTTTGTTGTCTTTCTGCAACCATTGTTGCTGCATGTTCTAATTGATGTCTGTCCACATCGCACAATGCCACAACTTCTACAGGCGCTACCTGCATTAACCTGAAGAGATCACTTTTACCATACCAGCCTGTGCCTATCAATGCTACACGTCTTGTTTGTGCTGCAATTGATGCAGGCATTCCATTAGCACGCAATGCAGCAAGGGCAAGCGTTGCAGAAGCGCCACGTATAAATTTGCGACGGTCAGGATAGTTGTTGCGCATGATGTTTATTGTGTTTTATTGCTTCCAAGTTAGCATAAAGATCATTTGCTGCCAACAGTATTCAACTATAAAACAATCAGTAATAACTGGGAAGAATTTTTGTTACTGGCTGTAGTAATGCTATTAAGCTTTGGTTGCGTCGCACTCTTGTACATCCTGTACATATTTCAGCACATACAACATCTATTTGGTGAAAGAAGTTAAGCAGCGAAATTTTATGCATCATACTGGTCAAGCATTTTTATTTGCGTTTTATAATCAGCTGGCAGAAATAATGATTTCAAAAACCAATCAAGTTTTAATTTACGGCTTAATTTATAAGATGCCAGGACAGGGGTAATAAGATTAACATTACTAAATTGAAGAAGCTGTCTTACTTTTTTTGGCACAATAAGCTTTTGCACTTCCAGCAATATTGTATAACGAAAGGCGCCAAGATGTTTTTTATACTGTTTAAAAAGATCAAGTGTATAGTAACTGGAAGCAAGGTCTTCTTCAAGGTGTTGTTTACGCATTAATAGCCAATCATTAAAGTTGTGTGGCAATCCTTTTAAGTTCATGCGTAATCCTATCTTATAAAATACCCGGAAGACATCTTCCTTTTCGGCGGCAGTAAGTTTTCGCTCCAAAGATTCATACGCACGAATGGAATAATCGATCAGCATAAAAAGCACATCGCGGTACGCCCAGTCCGGAATATTGCTGCCACGATTTTTTTCAACACCCGCATGTATAGCGCTGATCCTGTCAATAGCACGAAGCGCATCTTCTTTGTCAGCAAATACAATTTGCCTTGCATAGCTTACTGTAGAAAATAACCTGCCCAAAGGATCGGCAGGCAATTTGCCTGTGAAGTATAACCAATCCACAGCTTTATTCAACGCAAATTCTGCAGCAGATCCTGCAAAAATAAAAAGTATCGTATCCGCTTTACCCCATATCGCTCTTACAATAGAGCCTTTCTCCACAAAAAAAATATGGGTTGTTTTATTATCTGCAACTGCACTGTTCATACTTCATTTATTTAGACACGCTATAACATTGCTAAAGTTACTTAAAACAGTTTGGCTTGCAGAAATTATGGAATAAATGTAAAAGAGAAAGATTGTAAGAAGTAAAATTATTATTCCATGGAGTGGGCTATTGTAATAAAAGCATTCAAAATATAAAAACTTCCACTTAGCATAATAAGCGCTATGGTATAGGGAAACAGGTCAAGGTATTCAAACTGTTTAAATAAATAGTATCTGGAATTCCCGGTATTTGTAAGCTGTCTATCCATCAATTATTTTTCAACTTAAATGTACAACATTATAATTTTTAAAAGAAACCATTCTTCATATCGTCTAAAGAAAAATCAATTATATGCTGATTAATAACAAGCCGCTAAAGTGATTGCGACGCAACAACAGCTGCCATGAAAACAGAAAGCTTGTATCAAAAAATCTCATCGATATTCCATAATCTCAATCTTCCTGAAATCCATCGGATGACTGTTTGATTGCAAAGAGATATAGCCATCTTTTACAAGATCATTACCATTTAAAATAAATTTTTTTGCAAGTGCATTTGCTGAATCGTAGTTTGGGTTCTCGAATTCGAGCACTTCTTCGCCATTGATGTAGTGTTTTATTTTTCCATCCTGCACATCGATCTCTGCAGTAACCCATTGATCACCGTGCAAAGTTTTTTTAACGGTGGGCGGCGTGCAATAGCTTGCATTTCTTTTTCCATTGATTTCAACATAAATGCCGTTGGCACATATTTCACCGGAAGGTCTTTCATCTTTACCATTGCCGCCAAGCAAATTATATTCAAGACAAACAGGAAAGGGCTGGTTAATGTCTAAAGAAGCAGGGTCCTGGCAATGATATTGAATACCTCCATCCCTATACCCCCATGAAGGTGCACCCGGCGTAGTATTACCGACAAACCTGTATTCAACTTTTAAACGGTAATTGGTAAATTTTTTATTGTAGTATAAAGCCCCAAACCTGTTATTAAAACTATCATAAGCATCATACCTTATACTTAGTATTCCATCTTTTACACGAAAGGTGTTACCGAAATTTTCACCCAGTTTATGGCCCACTATTTTTGGCAACCAATTGTTAAGATCTTTCCCGTTAAAAAGCGTAACCCATTTGCTGGTGCTCTCTTGTTCAACCACAACCTGCCCGGATTGAAATGCACCAAACAACATTGGTAAAACAATTAAAAGCAATCGTGTATGTTTCATACAAAATAATTTAGCAGGAAGGTAGTGAAAAAGCTTACACAGTTTTAGAGCGGAGCGTTTTGGTACATAAAAGCCGTTTGATGTAAAGTGATTTTTGGCACAGACTATTGAGTTGTAATTAAACTTCGTTGCCACGCCCGGTTCAAATTCCTGTTTTTAAGGCATCTTTTTCAGCAGTAAAAAAAGTATTATAATAATAGCTATATAAAACTGTAATGCTTTTTTACCGTTGAATGTGTTATCCTTAAAGGCTTGCCTACACTCACTTCAGAACCTTTTGCGAGAAACACAGAATGTGGTTGCCGGTCTGTAATAAATGGAATGAATGCTTTGCCGTATAATTTTTCAATATTACAGGATAGTATAAATTCTTTAACAGGGTATACCTGCCAGCGGGGATGTGCTACTGTATATTCAATTGTTGTATTTCTATTCAATTTATTGTAACCGGAATAATGTTCAAAAATGAATTCCTCTTCAGATCCCGGCTCTATATCATATAATCTATCTGCTGCTTTTACTTGCATAGTATTCCATTCCTCATTTTTTCTTTTCCATTTGTATTCTACATGCAACTGATCATCTTTCACATCAATGCTGTGTTTCATTTTAGCAGTGCTGTAATGTTCATTGTACAAACGGTTGGCCAAACCTGCAACAATAGCAGAAGGTACGATCTCCGAAACAAAGCCAACACCTCTTTTCCATTGGTTGCCATTAAAATGTTTTATATAATAGCGCAGGTTTACTTCTTCAAAGTTTACAAAGCCCGGCCATTTAACGCCCATAACGCTTGTGTTATTGAATAGAAATCCAACAACACTCACCAGTGCAATGCCATTAAAATAATCTACTTCAGTATAGGGAGGTAAATGTTCTTCCAGTACTGCAGCGTCAACTTCATAATTAAACATTGCCAGATATTCCCATTTGGCCGATAAAAAAATTCCCCGGTTCATGTTACATTATTTTTTCTGTTCTTGTATCTGGCTTTGCATATGCGTAACGCCCAATTAGTTTTGTTGTGTAATAGCTATCAGCGCCGTTACTGCAAAGAGATAATGATTTATCCAGGTCAAGAAAGCCGTCAGCCCTTAAAATATCCTGTTCCAGTTTTATACACGCTATGCGCCCGATTACCAGGAAAGTATTATTTATTTTAATGGGTATTATCTCCTCTAATTTTAGCGCATACTTTACTATACTTTCTTTTACAAAAGGCGCTACTATATTTTCCATAAATTCTGTAGTTAATCCTACAGCATCAAACTCACTTATTGATGCATCATATTTTGCACTTGCCTGATGTGCTTTTTCAAGAAATGCAGGATGAACATGATTGATCGTGTAAACACCTGTTGACTTAATGTTGGCAATAGTATGTGGTGCGGCTTTAAGCGGTCGGTTAATAAAGCCTACCAGCGAAGGATCAGAACCAATATGTACAATACTACTAAACGGCGCAAGGTTAGTTTGCCCGTTTTTATTAATGGTACCAATAAGGCTTATTGATTTAAAACCGGTAAGACTGTTGATTAAATTGGCCCGGTAAAAACGTTCCCATGATTGTATCTCCGATGTGTTGTAAAACATGCTCATACTTTAGTATAAACAGACTGCTCAAAGAATTGTTTATTATTTAGGAGTCTTCTTTACTTCGGGAAAATAAACATTTACTTCAGGATGCATTGTGTACAGCCTGTAGCGCTTGCCATCGTTTACCAAAATACCGCTTGATTTGTTGTTGCCCACAACAGGATTGCCAGCATATTTTTTCCAATGCAGCAGATCATCTGAAACAGCTACATTGGTACTCCATTCATGCCAGTCTTTAAATGCAGAAGCATGATAGTAGCCATAATAACGACCCTTGTATTTTACAACCTGGTTCATTGCCACTGCATATTGATCATAAGATTCAGGCCCCATTTTTAATACTGGCTCGTCTTGTACATTGGTCCATATCTTCAGATCTTTTGAAGTAGCGAGCCAGATGCCAAGATCTTCTCTTTCATAAAACAAATACCACAGATCTTTTTCTTTCATCACAAATGGAGTTCCGAAGGAACCTTTTGAAATGCTATTGCCATCAGCTCTGCGTATATCAAGATTGCCTTGTTCTGTCCAGTGAATACGGTCTGTTGAAGTAAGCATATGGGCTGTATCTCCTTTGCCTTCTGCAAACATGTAATAAACGCCTTCAGATTTAACTACACATATATCTTCTACCCATCCGAGATTATAAATGGGGTTCTCTTTATAGCGTGTCCAGTTATAACCATCAGGCGATGTAGCATAGCCCAACCATTTCACGCTGTCAATATTTGTATAACCTGTATACCACAAATGATATATCCCATCTTCGCGGAGTATATAACCTCTTTCCCTTATTTCTTTATCCCATGTGCTGGCACCTGTTGCAGAAAAAACAGGATTATTTTTGTAAGGAATAAATTGAACCAGCTCCTGAGGAAAACCATCGCTTGTCAGCATTGTTTTTTTTGAAGACTGGCATTGCAAAACAAAAATGGCTGATAGCAATAAAGGGGTATATTTTTTCATGTATAGAATTCTTATCATTGAATATAAACTTTTTTTATGATGAGGTTTTATTACAGGGCTAATTCATTTATGCTGCATATTGATGATAACGCTGAAGTGAGTGACACAACAGGCGATGACACAGGTTGCAAAAGCTTATCCAAAAAATAAAAAGAGACACTATTGCTCCGTATTATTGCAGGATATATGTACCCGGTCAAAACCAGTAAAGTAAATAACAAAAAGTTTTTGTATGGTAACATAAGAGATCAATTATTTATGGCTGCCTGTTTGCTGTTTATTATCTTTATTGCTATCGTTTCAAATTAAAATAATCCAATGAAAATAGCTACCTACAATGTAAACAGTATTAATGCAAGATTGCCTGTACTGCTACGCTGGCTTAAAGAAGCAACACCCGATATTGTTTGTCTGCAGGAATTAAAAGCTATACAGGAAAATTTTCCTGAGCAGGCAATAAAAGACGCTGGCTACCATGCTATCTGGCACGGACAAAAAAGCTGGAACGGTGTGGCAATTTTGTCACGCAACAATGAGCCACAGAAAGTCCGCCGTGCCCTGCCTGGTGATGATGATGATACGCATAGCCGTTATATAGAAGCACATGTAAATGGCCTCCTGATAGCTTGCCTGTACCTGCCCAATGGCAACCCTGCGCCGGGCCCAAAGTTTGATTATAAAATGAACTGGTTTCAACGACTTACCACACATGCAGCACAACTGCTGAAGTCAGGTGAGCCTGTATTGATAACCGGCGACTTCAATGTAATGCCTACCGAAAAAGATGTGTACAAACCCGAGCGTTGGGTAGATGATGCATTGTTCAGGCCTGAGGTACGAGCTGCTTTTAAAACATTGGTAGACCAGGGTTGGACCGATGCGATACGCAAACTATATCCCGATGAAACTATTTATACTTTTTGGGATTATTTCCGCAATGCTTATGAACGCAATGCCGGTTTACGTATCGATCATTTTTTGTTGAGCCCGCAAATCAGCAACCGCCTTATTGCAGCGGGTGTTGACCGGCAGGTGCGTGGTTGGGAAAAAACTAGCGATCATGCTCCTGTATGGATTGAGCTGAAAGATTAGTATGTGTTGTATTTGCTCAATTATTCCAAGGCTAAAAAAGCATTCGTTATAGCTTTTTTGTTCCCTGCATTTGTGCTGCTATTAAACTTATGTTGCGTCGCACTCTTGTACTGTTGAATGCTTTATGCAGCTAATAAAAACTTCTGCTTAAATTAATCGGCAAATAGCTGCCCAACTCAAGTGCTTTAGTGCTGAAAAGATAACGCCGGCTATAATTGTGTGTAAAAATCTTGCCTTATTTTCACCTGACAATAATTAAGCTGTTATGAGTATTATACAACTAAACCAGGTTAAAAAACAGTACAACGGAACTTATGTTTTAAAAGGAATAGACCTTAGCTTTTCCGCAGGCGAGATCGTTGGTTATATTGGCCCCAATGGTGCAGGCAAAAGTACCACTATTAAAATATTAACAGGTATCATCAATGAGTTTGAAGGTAATGCCACTGTACTGGAGATGGATGTAAGACAAAATCCTGTTGAAATAAAACAACGCATTGGCTATATACCCGAACAGGCTGCTTTGTATGAAGTATTATCACCCATAGAATATTTAAATTTTATTGGCAAGTTGTATCAATTGGATGAAAATCTGATCTATAAAAAAAGCATGGATCTGCTGAAGTTATTTGAGCTGGATGATAAGGCAAACATACGCATGAATAGCTTTAGTAAGGGCATGAAACAAAAAGTATTACTGATCTCAGGACTTATTCATAATCCAGAAATTATTTTCCTTGATGAACCATTGAGTGGTCTTGATGCCAATGCAGTAATACTGGTAAAGGAGATCCTGGCACAGCTAAAAAATACAGGCAAAACCATTTTCTATTCTTCACATATTATGGATGTGGTAGAAAAAATTTCAGACAGGATCATCATCATTAATAAAGGTGAAGTAATTGCTGATGGCACATTTGAATCATTAAAATCTGAAGCGCATAAAGGTTCTCTTGAAAATATTTTTACGGCACTCACAGGTGATACCGGCTATGAAAGTACTGCACATGATTTTGTAGATATACTAAAGAATTAAAAGGGTTCTAAAAAACCATTTTACCAAACCTATTTCTAACTACACTTTTTCCTGATGGATAAAATACTTTTAAGGCTGGTGGGTTTGTTCAAAGGCTTCTTCAATAGTCAGGGGATTGATTATGCACGTATGATAACCATAGTAGAAGCCAAGCTCACTATGGATAAACGTCGTGTGTATATGAACTGGCGGCAAAG
Coding sequences within it:
- a CDS encoding DUF2158 domain-containing protein, whose amino-acid sequence is MNKQFKPGDAVKLKISDMQMMIRGIANIPSEQESIAKKERYECVWYDNAKLQHAIFSKELLEWLAPNYDVLHFGNYE
- a CDS encoding Gfo/Idh/MocA family protein is translated as MRNNYPDRRKFIRGASATLALAALRANGMPASIAAQTRRVALIGTGWYGKSDLFRLMQVAPVEVVALCDVDRHQLEHAATMVAERQQNKTQPKLYNDYRQLLAENKLDIVLIATPDHWHALTAIEAMKSGANVYVQKPISVDVIEGEAMVAAARKYNRVVQVGTQRKSTPHLIDAKKNIVDAGLLGKVSHVEMCCYYHMRDNGNPPVTAVPDFFDYEMWTGPAPMRPYDGLPHVRWWRTFMEYGNGIMGDMCIHMFDTVRWMLRIGWPKRVSSSGGIYVDKTGKSNIADTQTALFEYDGLNCVWTHRSWGTPADPEYPWAFKLYGEKGTLCASTMQYDFIPEGKGDKIHKDVVYEKEKYPEDLKEPDIELNAAPATRLHMLNFLDAIDKKIKPIADIEEGHISTASCIIANLSMKLGRPLSYDPLKKEIIGDAEATKLLQREYRQPWIHPHPDTV
- a CDS encoding oxygenase MpaB family protein, translated to MNSAVADNKTTHIFFVEKGSIVRAIWGKADTILFIFAGSAAEFALNKAVDWLYFTGKLPADPLGRLFSTVSYARQIVFADKEDALRAIDRISAIHAGVEKNRGSNIPDWAYRDVLFMLIDYSIRAYESLERKLTAAEKEDVFRVFYKIGLRMNLKGLPHNFNDWLLMRKQHLEEDLASSYYTLDLFKQYKKHLGAFRYTILLEVQKLIVPKKVRQLLQFSNVNLITPVLASYKLSRKLKLDWFLKSLFLPADYKTQIKMLDQYDA
- a CDS encoding 3-keto-disaccharide hydrolase, with the translated sequence MKHTRLLLIVLPMLFGAFQSGQVVVEQESTSKWVTLFNGKDLNNWLPKIVGHKLGENFGNTFRVKDGILSIRYDAYDSFNNRFGALYYNKKFTNYRLKVEYRFVGNTTPGAPSWGYRDGGIQYHCQDPASLDINQPFPVCLEYNLLGGNGKDERPSGEICANGIYVEINGKRNASYCTPPTVKKTLHGDQWVTAEIDVQDGKIKHYINGEEVLEFENPNYDSANALAKKFILNGNDLVKDGYISLQSNSHPMDFRKIEIMEYR
- a CDS encoding YqjF family protein encodes the protein MNRGIFLSAKWEYLAMFNYEVDAAVLEEHLPPYTEVDYFNGIALVSVVGFLFNNTSVMGVKWPGFVNFEEVNLRYYIKHFNGNQWKRGVGFVSEIVPSAIVAGLANRLYNEHYSTAKMKHSIDVKDDQLHVEYKWKRKNEEWNTMQVKAADRLYDIEPGSEEEFIFEHYSGYNKLNRNTTIEYTVAHPRWQVYPVKEFILSCNIEKLYGKAFIPFITDRQPHSVFLAKGSEVSVGKPLRITHSTVKKHYSFI
- a CDS encoding flavin reductase family protein, coding for MFYNTSEIQSWERFYRANLINSLTGFKSISLIGTINKNGQTNLAPFSSIVHIGSDPSLVGFINRPLKAAPHTIANIKSTGVYTINHVHPAFLEKAHQASAKYDASISEFDAVGLTTEFMENIVAPFVKESIVKYALKLEEIIPIKINNTFLVIGRIACIKLEQDILRADGFLDLDKSLSLCSNGADSYYTTKLIGRYAYAKPDTRTEKIM
- a CDS encoding glycosylase, with product MKKYTPLLLSAIFVLQCQSSKKTMLTSDGFPQELVQFIPYKNNPVFSATGASTWDKEIRERGYILREDGIYHLWYTGYTNIDSVKWLGYATSPDGYNWTRYKENPIYNLGWVEDICVVKSEGVYYMFAEGKGDTAHMLTSTDRIHWTEQGNLDIRRADGNSISKGSFGTPFVMKEKDLWYLFYEREDLGIWLATSKDLKIWTNVQDEPVLKMGPESYDQYAVAMNQVVKYKGRYYGYYHASAFKDWHEWSTNVAVSDDLLHWKKYAGNPVVGNNKSSGILVNDGKRYRLYTMHPEVNVYFPEVKKTPK
- the xth gene encoding exodeoxyribonuclease III, with the translated sequence MKIATYNVNSINARLPVLLRWLKEATPDIVCLQELKAIQENFPEQAIKDAGYHAIWHGQKSWNGVAILSRNNEPQKVRRALPGDDDDTHSRYIEAHVNGLLIACLYLPNGNPAPGPKFDYKMNWFQRLTTHAAQLLKSGEPVLITGDFNVMPTEKDVYKPERWVDDALFRPEVRAAFKTLVDQGWTDAIRKLYPDETIYTFWDYFRNAYERNAGLRIDHFLLSPQISNRLIAAGVDRQVRGWEKTSDHAPVWIELKD
- a CDS encoding ABC transporter ATP-binding protein codes for the protein MSIIQLNQVKKQYNGTYVLKGIDLSFSAGEIVGYIGPNGAGKSTTIKILTGIINEFEGNATVLEMDVRQNPVEIKQRIGYIPEQAALYEVLSPIEYLNFIGKLYQLDENLIYKKSMDLLKLFELDDKANIRMNSFSKGMKQKVLLISGLIHNPEIIFLDEPLSGLDANAVILVKEILAQLKNTGKTIFYSSHIMDVVEKISDRIIIINKGEVIADGTFESLKSEAHKGSLENIFTALTGDTGYESTAHDFVDILKN